In Quercus robur chromosome 10, dhQueRobu3.1, whole genome shotgun sequence, a genomic segment contains:
- the LOC126702681 gene encoding calmodulin, protein MAEQLMEEQIAEFKEAFSLFDKDGDGCITTKELGTVMRSLGQNPTEAELQDMINEVDADQNGTIDFSEFLNLMARKMKDTDSEEELREAFKVFDKDQNGFISAAELRHVMTNLGEKLTDEEVDEMIREADLDGDGQVNYEEFVRMMLAK, encoded by the exons ATGGCGGAGCAGCTTATGGAGGAGCAGATCGCTGAGTTCAAGGAAGCCTTCAGCCTCTTTGACAAGGACGGCGATG gCTGCATCACTACCAAAGAGTTGGGAACAGTCATGAGATCTTTGGGGCAAAATCCCACTGAAGCTGAACTACAGGACATGATCAATGAAGTTGATGCTGATCAAAATGGCACTATTGATTTTTCTGAGTTTCTGAATTTGATGGCACGAAAAATGAAG gaTACTGATTCTGAGGAGGAACTCAGAGAAGCTTTCAAGGTGTTTGATAAGGACCAGAATGGCTTTATTTCTGCTGCAGAG CTTCGACATGTAATGACAAATCTTGGGGAAAAGCTGACAGATGAAGAAGTGGATGAGATGATACGTGAAGCAGATTTGGATGGTGATGGTCAGGTGAATTATGAGGAGTTTGTGAGGATGATGCTTGCCAAGTGA